CCGCCGAGGCGCCCGGTGTCACGATCCAGATCCGGCCCCGCTCGCCCGATCCTTCGCGGATGCTGCGCGACGGTGCGACAGACCTCGTCATCGAGCCGACGGCGATCATGGGGGAGGTCTCCTTGCCTTCGCAGCCGTTGTTCACCGATCGATGGCTGTGCGGCGTCTGGGAGGGCAACAGCCAGGTCGGTGACGAGCTGAGCATGCAGACGTACCTGCGGCTCGGCCACGTCATCTATTCGATGGCAGCTGACCTGCCGGCCGCCGTCGTGGACACCTACCTGGCCCGAACCGCGCCGCCACGACGGGTTGAGTTCACCGTGGAGAGCTTCCTGATCGCGCCGGCGCTTCTGCAGGGCACCGACCTGATCACCTTGGTGCTCGAGAGATCGGTCCCCCACCTGCCAAGCACCGCGGCGATCCGGCTGCTCGATCCCCCGCTGGAGCTTCCGGCGCTCATCCAGAGACTGTGGTGGAGTCCGCACCGCACCACGGACCCGGCGCTCACGTGGGTCCGGGCGAAGATCGGTGAGGTCGCCGCCAGCCTGAACGCTCCTGGCGTTTGACCTGGCGCCTGTCTCCACGGCTC
This genomic interval from Streptomyces dengpaensis contains the following:
- a CDS encoding LysR family transcriptional regulator, whose product is MNLGSVDLNLLLALDALLTERNVTRAATRVGLSQPGMSSALARLRKLFDDPLLVREGTTLVATARAEALMQPVREALDIIQRALNNRLGFDPDTDECTVRISCSDYSVLILIGPLVRRLAAEAPGVTIQIRPRSPDPSRMLRDGATDLVIEPTAIMGEVSLPSQPLFTDRWLCGVWEGNSQVGDELSMQTYLRLGHVIYSMAADLPAAVVDTYLARTAPPRRVEFTVESFLIAPALLQGTDLITLVLERSVPHLPSTAAIRLLDPPLELPALIQRLWWSPHRTTDPALTWVRAKIGEVAASLNAPGV